From one Lycium ferocissimum isolate CSIRO_LF1 chromosome 5, AGI_CSIRO_Lferr_CH_V1, whole genome shotgun sequence genomic stretch:
- the LOC132058389 gene encoding uncharacterized protein At1g66480 produces the protein MGNSLGRGKRTVKVMKIDGETMKFKTPVYARAVLKDYPDLVLLESEAVKHLGIRAKPLKDQQELKPKRLYFLVEMPKEEKVVTRRVRSGIQMSAKDRLENLMLARRSVSDLSLMKPEEENGTATVMRMKLRLPKAEVEKLIKNEADIAENIVRLCMLNNNTRSCPLLEKQGNVKRGIKSQEKHVEFLSITEAENQLVVAS, from the coding sequence ATGGGAAACAGTCTTGGGAGAGGTAAAAGGACAGTAAAAGTCATGAAAATCGATGGCGAAACCATGAAATTTAAGACACCAGTGTATGCAAGGGCAGTATTAAAGGATTATCCAGATTTAGTTTTGCTAGAATCTGAAGCAGTGAAGCATTTAGGTATTCGAGCAAAGCCATTGAAAGACCAGCAAGAGCTAAAACCCAAAAGGCTCTATTTTCTAGTAGAAATGcccaaagaagagaaagtagTGACGAGAAGGGTGCGTTCAGGGATCCAAATGAGCGCAAAAGATCGACTGGAAAACTTAATGTTAGCACGAAGATCGGTGTCAGATCTTTCACTCATGAAACCTGAGGAGGAGAATGGCACAGCAACGGTGATGAGGATGAAACTGAGACTGCCCAAGGCTGAGGTAGAAAAGCTGATCAAGAATGAGGCTGACATAGCCGAAAACATAGTTAGACTTTGTATGCTGAACAATAACACTCGAAGCTGTCCCTTGTTGGAAAAACAAGGAAATGTCAAGAGAGGAATCAAATCACAAGAG